In Haloarcula sp. H-GB4, a single genomic region encodes these proteins:
- a CDS encoding iron ABC transporter permease, whose protein sequence is MGTKDRYERLREQATTSERDSSPHTLLAVVSLAISLLLLAPLVWVFLRAGEIEFARAVELLTSDTTVSVTLNTLALVTGVTVASILIGVPLAILTAQTDLPFKRFWTITSALPLVVPSYIGAFAFVSAFGPRGVLADLLSPLGIEQIPTIYGLHGAILVLTLFTYPYVFLTTRASLLSFDGTVVEAARTLNHTRWEAFRRVTLPQIAPGIAAGALLVALYALSDFGTPAIMQYDVFTRMIYNEFGARRLDYASVLSMLLLVMAIGILAVESRLSAGRDGAYVSSGSHRPGLIRLGYWKAPALLFCGAIASLCLVLPIGILLQWLLRSGTGYSGGGFAFEASYAWNSVGLAAAAAAICVVAALPIAYLSARGTSGVSSLPERATYVGYAVPGVVLGLALVYLGLRYVPFLYQSVILLVFAYVIRFLPQAVGATESSILQVDPSYIEAARSLGYHPLSAFRKVVLPLVAPGIAAGAALVFLTTMKELPATLMLRPTGFETFVTYIWLVQGAGYYGQAAVPALVLVGLSGLSMLVILRREDTS, encoded by the coding sequence ATGGGCACAAAAGACCGGTACGAGCGGCTTCGGGAGCAGGCGACGACGTCGGAACGAGACTCGTCGCCGCACACGCTGCTCGCAGTGGTCTCACTGGCAATCTCGCTGCTGTTACTGGCGCCGCTGGTGTGGGTGTTTCTCCGGGCGGGCGAAATTGAGTTCGCACGTGCGGTCGAACTGTTGACGAGCGATACGACCGTCTCGGTGACGCTGAACACACTGGCGCTGGTGACTGGCGTCACTGTCGCATCGATTCTCATCGGCGTTCCGCTGGCGATTCTCACCGCCCAGACGGATCTGCCGTTCAAGCGGTTCTGGACGATTACGTCCGCGCTACCGTTGGTCGTCCCGAGTTACATCGGGGCCTTCGCGTTCGTCTCGGCGTTTGGCCCCCGTGGCGTCCTCGCCGACCTGCTCTCGCCGCTCGGAATCGAGCAAATTCCGACGATATACGGCCTACACGGCGCGATACTTGTGCTGACGCTGTTTACGTACCCGTACGTGTTTTTGACTACGCGCGCGTCGCTGCTGTCGTTCGACGGAACCGTCGTTGAGGCTGCCCGGACACTGAACCACACCCGCTGGGAGGCGTTCCGCCGCGTCACGTTGCCTCAGATCGCACCAGGAATCGCCGCTGGCGCGCTGCTGGTGGCGCTGTATGCGCTTTCCGACTTCGGGACACCAGCGATTATGCAGTACGACGTGTTCACTCGGATGATCTACAACGAGTTCGGTGCTCGCCGGCTTGACTACGCCTCCGTGCTCTCGATGTTATTGCTCGTGATGGCGATTGGCATCCTCGCGGTTGAGTCCCGCCTCAGCGCCGGGCGGGACGGTGCTTACGTCAGCAGCGGCTCGCACCGGCCCGGACTCATCAGGCTCGGCTACTGGAAAGCCCCAGCACTGCTGTTTTGCGGTGCTATTGCGTCACTGTGTCTGGTGTTGCCCATCGGTATCCTGCTCCAGTGGCTCCTGCGCTCCGGCACGGGATACAGCGGCGGTGGCTTCGCGTTCGAAGCGTCTTACGCCTGGAACTCAGTCGGTCTCGCTGCCGCCGCGGCCGCTATTTGTGTCGTGGCGGCGCTCCCGATAGCGTATCTCTCCGCACGCGGCACGTCAGGTGTCTCGTCGCTTCCCGAGCGGGCTACGTACGTCGGCTACGCCGTCCCCGGTGTCGTGCTTGGCCTGGCGCTGGTGTACCTTGGCCTCCGATACGTCCCCTTCCTGTACCAGAGCGTCATCCTGCTGGTGTTCGCCTACGTGATTCGGTTCCTTCCGCAGGCTGTCGGGGCGACCGAATCCTCAATTCTCCAAGTTGACCCGAGCTACATCGAAGCAGCGCGGTCGCTGGGCTATCACCCGCTCTCGGCATTTCGGAAAGTCGTCTTGCCGCTCGTTGCCCCGGGTATCGCCGCCGGAGCGGCACTGGTGTTCCTGACGACCATGAAGGAATTGCCGGCAACGCTGATGTTACGCCCGACGGGCTTCGAAACCTTCGTCACGTACATCTGGCTCGTCCAGGGTGCCGGCTACTATGGACAGGCGGCGGTCCCGGCTCTCGTGCTCGTCGGCCTTTCCGGGCTCTCCATGCTGGTCATTCTTCGACGGGAGGACACAAGCTAA
- a CDS encoding ABC transporter substrate-binding protein translates to MNRREYIVAAGAGLAGTVAGCSGQSEAGSGSSDGTDESTASGTTAAESTQTESTESAASSYAVSMEPVGEVTFESAPKVWVANNGSWADMGIALGLDAPEGVWLPSRYHTQYYDEIPGISVDGNSIQKLWGDSGVGKEQFYEIDADIHVMDPNFLQSRGSWEQSDIDEIESQIAPFFGNSIFSTGYKWHDYTYYTLYEAFEKLSQAFQRTDRFDAFQSLHEEFQTSLDDIIPDSKSDRPKVAIMWAGSDEPTSFSPYLIEDGTSFKQWRDLRVRDAFATTAVRDFHADRSKVDFETLLDIDPEYLLLRGQENKTRSEFEDTVVSFLESDQTGSELTAVQNGNVYRGGPLYQGPITNLVLTERAASQVYDVDRELFDRQRVADIVAGDL, encoded by the coding sequence ATGAACCGACGAGAGTATATTGTTGCGGCCGGTGCCGGATTGGCGGGTACCGTCGCCGGCTGTTCGGGTCAGTCCGAGGCCGGAAGCGGTAGTAGCGACGGAACTGATGAGTCGACGGCGTCCGGGACGACGGCTGCGGAGTCGACTCAAACAGAGAGCACTGAATCGGCGGCTTCAAGCTACGCAGTCTCGATGGAGCCAGTCGGCGAGGTCACCTTCGAGTCAGCCCCGAAGGTCTGGGTCGCAAACAACGGCAGCTGGGCAGACATGGGGATTGCGCTCGGCCTCGATGCACCGGAGGGAGTCTGGCTGCCGTCGCGATATCACACTCAGTACTACGACGAGATACCGGGCATCAGCGTCGACGGGAACTCGATTCAGAAGCTGTGGGGTGACAGCGGCGTCGGGAAGGAACAGTTCTACGAAATCGATGCCGACATCCACGTCATGGACCCGAACTTCCTCCAGAGCCGCGGGTCTTGGGAGCAGTCGGATATCGACGAAATCGAGTCCCAGATCGCCCCCTTCTTCGGGAACAGTATCTTCTCGACGGGCTACAAGTGGCACGACTACACCTACTACACGCTATACGAAGCCTTCGAAAAGCTCTCACAGGCGTTCCAGCGAACCGACCGGTTCGATGCGTTCCAGTCTCTTCACGAGGAGTTCCAGACGAGTCTGGACGACATCATTCCGGACTCGAAGTCCGACCGGCCGAAAGTGGCTATCATGTGGGCCGGGAGTGACGAGCCGACGAGTTTCTCCCCGTATCTCATTGAGGACGGGACCAGTTTCAAACAGTGGCGGGACCTGCGCGTGCGCGATGCGTTCGCCACAACTGCTGTCAGGGACTTCCACGCCGACCGCAGTAAGGTCGACTTCGAGACCCTGCTGGACATCGATCCTGAGTACCTCCTCCTGCGAGGGCAGGAGAATAAGACGCGCTCGGAGTTCGAAGACACGGTCGTCAGTTTCCTCGAATCGGACCAGACCGGGAGTGAACTGACGGCAGTACAGAATGGGAACGTGTACCGCGGTGGGCCACTGTACCAGGGACCGATAACGAATCTGGTCCTCACGGAACGGGCCGCGTCGCAGGTGTACGACGTGGACCGGGAGCTGTTCGACCGCCAGCGCGTCGCCGATATCGTCGCTGGGGATCTGTAG
- a CDS encoding alpha-1 4-glucan-protein synthase → MTPDICVMVPTIRNHECMRSYFQNARDHGFDLDRLFVVLITEDFCDTDAMEQMLDEEGVDGAVYDGTGREAWFETHGASEYSHLIPEASHAQTSFGLLYMWANDYEYGVFIDDDTLPHEDADFFGTHMSNLAFEGEIETVSSDEQWVNVLYQNEDEHGLYPRGYPYAAMDETVSTEQTRVDDVVASQGLWTNVPDLDAVRILMDGDLQGQAQTRTTGADFGDDFVAAEEQYLTVCSMNLAFRREVIPAFYQLPMDDNEWDVGRFDDIWSGVFLKRACDVLGKQIYNGDPLCEHNKAPRSTFSDLTNEVHGLELNEHVWEIVDEAGADADSYAEVFDAIATAMADGDFSDWENGAFLNYCGEFMLDWLECLDELDAAATEQVPATADD, encoded by the coding sequence ATGACACCCGACATCTGCGTGATGGTGCCGACGATTCGAAACCACGAATGTATGCGGTCGTACTTCCAGAACGCCCGAGACCACGGGTTTGATCTGGACCGACTGTTCGTCGTGCTCATCACGGAGGACTTCTGTGACACTGACGCGATGGAACAGATGCTCGACGAGGAGGGCGTCGACGGGGCCGTCTACGACGGGACCGGACGCGAGGCGTGGTTCGAGACCCACGGCGCGAGTGAGTACTCACACCTCATTCCTGAAGCGAGTCACGCCCAGACATCGTTTGGCCTCCTCTACATGTGGGCCAACGACTACGAGTACGGTGTGTTCATCGACGACGACACGCTGCCACACGAGGACGCGGACTTCTTTGGCACCCACATGTCGAATCTGGCCTTTGAGGGCGAGATTGAGACAGTCAGCTCCGACGAACAGTGGGTCAACGTCCTCTACCAGAACGAGGACGAGCACGGCCTCTACCCGCGTGGCTACCCCTACGCCGCGATGGACGAGACGGTGTCGACCGAGCAGACCCGCGTCGACGACGTGGTCGCCTCGCAGGGCCTCTGGACGAACGTGCCGGACCTCGATGCGGTTCGCATTCTGATGGACGGCGACCTGCAGGGACAGGCCCAGACTCGTACCACCGGGGCGGACTTCGGCGATGACTTTGTCGCTGCAGAGGAGCAGTACCTCACCGTCTGCTCGATGAACCTTGCGTTCCGCCGTGAAGTCATCCCGGCGTTCTACCAGCTCCCGATGGACGACAACGAATGGGATGTCGGCCGTTTCGACGACATCTGGTCGGGCGTGTTCCTCAAGCGGGCCTGTGACGTGCTGGGCAAACAGATCTACAACGGCGACCCGCTGTGTGAGCACAACAAAGCGCCCCGTTCGACGTTCTCAGACCTGACCAACGAGGTCCACGGGCTCGAACTCAACGAGCACGTCTGGGAGATCGTCGACGAAGCCGGTGCGGACGCCGACTCCTACGCCGAGGTGTTCGACGCGATCGCCACGGCGATGGCCGACGGCGATTTCAGCGACTGGGAAAACGGTGCCTTCCTTAACTACTGCGGCGAGTTCATGCTCGACTGGCTGGAATGTCTCGACGAACTGGACGCCGCCGCGACGGAACAGGTCCCCGCAACCGCCGACGACTAG
- a CDS encoding extracellular solute-binding protein, which produces MTGRNATQSRRRFLALGGATAATALAGCSSILGGGDSESDGEAGTAAGQISLSDFRGSGPLVAQREAPGGTSIEDLPDLSGELTLYLGGGEGGLYLDLIKLLEQRYPDFTANHRRQSSSDLANRIIEENDAGASPADVFMSVDAGSLGAVANAGATTSLPEESLSTVPDAYQDSEGRWVGIAGRARAIPYNTNQISDSDIPSSVQEFPEAAALENSMGWAPSYGAFQSFITAMRLIRGDDETMSWLQAMQDHGISTYDDEFRVSNSCADGELAAGFANHYYTLRVQSARESSPIGLAFTEGDAGALVNVSGLEIINGTDNADLASNFVRHVLSAEAQEFFATRTFAYPMIPGVAPVGDLPRIDELNPPEINLTELADVAGTVDLLRDAGVL; this is translated from the coding sequence ATGACTGGACGTAACGCGACGCAGTCTCGACGGCGGTTCCTTGCTCTCGGTGGCGCGACTGCCGCGACAGCGCTTGCCGGTTGTTCCTCCATTCTTGGTGGGGGCGACAGCGAAAGTGATGGTGAGGCCGGAACCGCCGCCGGGCAGATTTCCCTGTCGGACTTCCGTGGCTCCGGCCCACTGGTCGCGCAGCGGGAGGCACCCGGCGGGACTTCGATTGAGGACCTGCCGGACCTCAGCGGCGAACTGACGCTATATCTCGGTGGCGGCGAGGGCGGACTCTACCTCGACCTCATTAAGCTGCTCGAACAACGCTATCCGGATTTCACAGCGAACCACAGGCGGCAATCCTCCAGCGATCTCGCAAACAGGATTATCGAGGAGAACGATGCTGGCGCAAGTCCTGCCGACGTGTTCATGTCCGTCGATGCCGGCTCGCTCGGTGCGGTGGCAAACGCTGGCGCGACTACGAGCCTCCCTGAAGAGTCGCTTTCGACAGTCCCCGACGCGTACCAAGACAGCGAGGGTCGCTGGGTGGGCATCGCTGGTCGAGCCCGAGCAATTCCGTACAACACGAACCAGATTTCCGACTCCGATATTCCGTCGTCGGTGCAGGAGTTCCCCGAGGCGGCCGCCCTCGAAAACAGCATGGGCTGGGCGCCGAGCTACGGCGCGTTCCAATCGTTCATCACCGCGATGCGACTCATTCGCGGTGACGACGAGACGATGTCGTGGCTTCAGGCGATGCAGGACCATGGTATCAGCACCTACGATGACGAGTTCCGCGTCTCCAATTCCTGTGCTGACGGGGAACTGGCCGCCGGCTTCGCCAACCACTACTACACGCTTCGGGTCCAGTCTGCGCGCGAAAGCTCGCCGATCGGCCTCGCGTTCACCGAGGGCGACGCTGGCGCACTCGTCAACGTCTCGGGTCTCGAAATCATCAACGGAACCGACAACGCGGACCTGGCGTCGAACTTCGTCCGGCACGTCCTCTCGGCGGAGGCACAGGAGTTCTTCGCCACCCGGACGTTCGCGTATCCGATGATTCCGGGTGTCGCACCGGTTGGTGACCTGCCGCGCATCGACGAACTAAATCCGCCAGAGATCAACCTGACCGAACTGGCTGACGTGGCCGGAACCGTTGACTTATTGCGAGACGCTGGCGTCCTCTAA
- a CDS encoding glycosyltransferase family 39 protein: MKRLRQPGVQAGLVALLGGLIVFTLAHVVFPHHTTNHDEGVYLQQAAMLLEGQLFMYPPVEEAFRPWFFVADGGRLYPKYAPVPAAMFAVGKLLGGYRVALGLIGTGVLALTYHTVREAFDARTGVIATVLMLGSPLFLIDASVFLSYVPAALWNLGFAAAYLHADRTGSRKTAACAGLSIGVAFFARPYTAVLFATPFIIHALWSLRARDPARFTRLSLTAVGGLTGVGATLVYNRTVTGSAMLFPYEVFAPEDGPGFGYREILGYSREFTPAMSLDANAELLWKLATQWVVAGPLGTIAAAAGLGAIVRRGIDSRQAALAGVLLTVPLGNGYFWGTVNMLGDLSDPTDGLVTFLGPFYHVDMLVPLTAFGAVGVVAVARWTRQLVTERISADRVRPVLLAVALCGAAVGGGAAVTTAADPVSANYEVTQQFEQAYEPFEERDLDNSLVLLPTPYGDWLNHPFQSVRNDPGFDGDTVYAMQHRQFDVVDAYPDRNYYRYVFRGEWVPYLGLPVEPRLQPVSVAAGQTVRTDVSASVPEQAALVSIRLTSEGENDYATVTGADRLDLQLSTDRNRTRLTGDGIDEQVGVPTPEDGSVTLIMFVDYGTGAGFEYRAELPVAQADDSVRALTPRLEVCKDQRRCGGEAAYVPGTHRDGISMNATTTTEDT; encoded by the coding sequence ATGAAGCGACTGCGCCAGCCGGGGGTACAGGCGGGGCTGGTGGCACTGCTCGGTGGGCTCATCGTTTTTACGCTCGCACACGTCGTTTTTCCGCACCACACCACTAACCACGATGAGGGTGTCTACCTCCAGCAGGCCGCGATGTTGCTGGAGGGGCAACTGTTCATGTACCCGCCAGTCGAGGAGGCGTTCCGACCATGGTTTTTCGTAGCCGACGGCGGACGGCTGTATCCGAAGTACGCGCCGGTTCCGGCGGCGATGTTCGCCGTCGGGAAGCTACTCGGCGGGTACCGCGTCGCGCTCGGCCTGATTGGGACTGGGGTCCTAGCGCTGACATACCACACCGTCCGCGAGGCGTTCGATGCACGAACGGGGGTGATAGCGACCGTCCTCATGCTCGGGTCGCCGCTCTTTCTCATCGACGCCTCGGTGTTCCTTTCGTATGTCCCGGCGGCGCTCTGGAACCTTGGATTCGCCGCAGCGTATCTCCACGCCGACCGGACCGGGAGCCGAAAGACGGCAGCCTGTGCCGGGCTCTCGATTGGCGTTGCTTTCTTTGCGCGGCCCTACACCGCCGTGCTGTTTGCGACGCCGTTCATCATCCACGCGCTGTGGTCGCTCCGGGCGCGCGACCCGGCGCGGTTCACGCGCCTGTCGCTGACTGCCGTCGGCGGGCTCACCGGCGTCGGCGCGACGCTCGTGTACAACCGCACTGTTACCGGCTCTGCCATGCTGTTCCCGTACGAGGTGTTCGCCCCGGAGGACGGGCCAGGCTTTGGCTACCGTGAGATTCTGGGCTACTCACGGGAGTTCACGCCAGCGATGTCTCTGGACGCGAACGCCGAACTCCTCTGGAAGCTTGCCACACAGTGGGTCGTCGCCGGTCCGCTGGGAACAATAGCGGCTGCCGCCGGGCTCGGGGCCATCGTGCGCCGCGGGATAGACAGCCGACAGGCGGCGCTGGCCGGCGTCCTCCTGACGGTCCCGCTCGGCAACGGCTACTTCTGGGGCACGGTAAACATGCTCGGCGACCTCTCGGACCCGACAGACGGTCTGGTAACCTTTCTGGGGCCGTTCTACCACGTCGATATGCTCGTCCCGCTGACGGCGTTCGGTGCCGTCGGCGTCGTTGCCGTTGCCCGGTGGACGCGGCAGTTGGTAACCGAGCGGATCAGCGCCGACCGTGTTCGCCCAGTCCTGCTCGCGGTGGCGCTCTGTGGCGCGGCGGTAGGCGGCGGCGCGGCCGTCACGACGGCGGCCGACCCGGTCTCAGCTAACTATGAAGTGACTCAGCAGTTCGAACAGGCCTACGAGCCGTTCGAGGAGCGGGACCTCGACAACAGTCTCGTCTTGCTCCCGACACCATACGGCGACTGGCTCAATCATCCGTTCCAGTCGGTCCGCAACGACCCGGGCTTCGACGGCGACACTGTCTATGCGATGCAACACCGCCAGTTCGACGTGGTCGACGCCTACCCAGACCGGAACTATTACCGCTACGTGTTCCGCGGCGAGTGGGTCCCGTATCTGGGGCTGCCCGTCGAGCCGCGACTCCAGCCGGTGTCTGTGGCGGCGGGCCAGACGGTCCGGACGGACGTATCGGCGTCAGTTCCAGAGCAGGCTGCGCTGGTCTCGATACGGCTCACAAGCGAGGGTGAGAACGACTACGCGACGGTTACTGGCGCTGACAGGCTGGATTTGCAACTCTCGACTGATCGGAACCGGACGCGGCTCACCGGCGATGGCATCGACGAGCAGGTCGGCGTGCCGACGCCAGAAGACGGGTCGGTCACGCTCATCATGTTCGTCGACTACGGCACCGGCGCAGGGTTCGAATACCGGGCGGAACTCCCGGTTGCACAGGCGGACGACAGCGTCCGGGCACTGACGCCGCGGCTCGAAGTGTGTAAGGACCAGCGCCGCTGCGGCGGCGAAGCAGCCTACGTCCCGGGCACGCATCGCGACGGAATCAGCATGAACGCAACCACCACAACCGAAGATACGTGA
- a CDS encoding beta-ketoacyl-ACP reductase yields the protein MNLDNQTCVVTGSSRGIGRGIAKDLGAHGANVVVNYRSSKAEARAVVEDIRDSGGTAIAAQADVAKLDEVRAMREKVADEFGSADVLVNNAGITIDKKFENMTRDDWETVIDVNLGGVFNGTKAFYDDIRDADHGRLINISSVVGQQGNIGQANYATTKSGLFGFTRTLALELAHTGSTANCVAPGFVKTDMLEEVPERVQEKILREIPLDRFARVEDIAGIVRFVASEDSSYMTGQVLGVNGGMEW from the coding sequence ATGAACCTGGATAATCAAACCTGTGTCGTCACTGGGTCCTCACGCGGGATCGGTCGCGGAATCGCCAAAGACCTCGGTGCTCACGGGGCCAACGTCGTCGTCAACTACCGTTCCTCGAAGGCGGAAGCCCGTGCCGTCGTCGAGGATATCCGCGACAGCGGCGGCACCGCTATCGCGGCGCAGGCCGACGTGGCGAAACTCGATGAAGTCCGGGCGATGCGTGAGAAGGTGGCCGACGAGTTCGGTTCCGCAGACGTGCTCGTCAACAACGCTGGTATCACCATCGACAAAAAGTTCGAGAACATGACCCGTGACGACTGGGAGACGGTGATCGATGTCAACCTCGGCGGCGTGTTCAACGGGACGAAGGCTTTCTATGATGATATTCGTGATGCCGATCACGGCCGACTGATAAACATCTCCAGCGTCGTCGGCCAGCAGGGCAACATCGGGCAGGCCAACTATGCGACGACGAAATCCGGGTTGTTCGGCTTTACACGGACGCTCGCGCTCGAACTGGCACACACGGGTTCGACAGCGAACTGCGTCGCGCCGGGCTTTGTCAAGACCGATATGCTAGAGGAGGTGCCCGAACGCGTTCAGGAGAAGATTTTGCGGGAGATTCCGCTCGACCGGTTTGCACGCGTCGAAGATATCGCCGGCATCGTGAGATTCGTCGCCAGCGAGGATTCGAGCTACATGACAGGACAGGTACTTGGTGTTAACGGCGGGATGGAGTGGTAG
- a CDS encoding ABC transporter ATP-binding protein encodes MSRQTRTQQTSDFDDVDAAVANPNRTVLELDDVSKDYGHEVAVENLSLDVNDGELLTLLGPSGCGKTTTLRMIAGLERPSDGQISIADEVIADGSSFRKPEERNVGIVFQDYALFPHLTVAENIAFGLTEMEEDAVAERVDELLELVDLSAHHDKMPSQLSGGQQQRVALARSLAPEPDVLLLDEPFSNLDVRLRVEMREEVRKILKRAGVTAISVTHDQEEALSISDRVAIMNDGTIAQIGDPAEVFENPESRFVASFLGQASFLSARVTNDRIETGLGSFDVELLNGPVEAYNGAMVDVLVRPDDLQAMPTNESKADGYVVHRQYNGPSFVYRVELHSGDVVHCMHNHVETFEPGQPVEVDLTADHDLAWYPTE; translated from the coding sequence ATGTCTCGACAAACACGCACACAGCAAACATCGGACTTCGACGACGTGGACGCAGCGGTGGCAAACCCAAACCGGACTGTCCTCGAACTGGACGATGTTTCCAAGGACTACGGTCACGAAGTCGCCGTCGAGAACCTCTCGCTCGACGTGAACGACGGCGAACTGCTGACACTGCTGGGGCCGTCCGGCTGCGGGAAGACGACAACGCTCCGGATGATTGCCGGGCTGGAACGCCCCTCTGACGGGCAGATATCGATCGCCGATGAAGTCATCGCCGACGGTTCCTCGTTCCGGAAGCCCGAGGAACGAAACGTCGGTATCGTCTTTCAGGACTACGCGCTGTTCCCGCATCTCACCGTCGCCGAGAACATCGCTTTCGGCCTGACCGAGATGGAAGAAGACGCCGTCGCGGAACGGGTCGACGAACTGCTCGAACTGGTCGACCTCTCGGCCCATCACGACAAGATGCCGAGCCAGCTTTCCGGCGGCCAGCAACAACGCGTCGCGCTCGCCCGTTCGCTGGCCCCGGAGCCGGATGTCCTCCTGCTCGACGAGCCGTTCTCGAATCTGGACGTGCGCCTGCGCGTCGAGATGCGCGAGGAGGTCCGCAAAATCCTCAAGCGAGCCGGCGTCACCGCCATCTCCGTGACCCACGACCAAGAGGAAGCGCTGTCGATAAGCGACCGCGTCGCCATCATGAACGACGGAACCATCGCCCAGATCGGCGACCCAGCAGAGGTGTTCGAAAACCCCGAGAGTCGCTTCGTCGCGAGCTTCCTCGGCCAAGCGAGTTTCCTCTCGGCCCGGGTGACCAACGACCGCATCGAGACGGGGCTGGGCTCGTTCGATGTCGAGTTGCTGAACGGGCCGGTCGAGGCGTACAACGGCGCGATGGTCGACGTACTCGTCCGACCTGATGACCTGCAGGCGATGCCGACAAACGAGTCCAAAGCCGATGGCTACGTCGTCCACCGCCAGTACAACGGCCCTTCGTTCGTCTATCGGGTCGAACTCCACAGCGGCGACGTCGTCCACTGCATGCACAACCACGTCGAGACGTTCGAACCGGGCCAACCCGTCGAGGTTGACCTGACCGCTGACCACGACCTGGCCTGGTATCCGACGGAATGA
- a CDS encoding acyl-CoA carboxylase subunit beta, which yields MSQQEEPDDETTPDDAVEELRQKRAEAELGGGEARIESQHEKGKMTARERIDFLVDDGTFNEVDPFVEHRSTNFGMEEKRFAGDAVVTGYGEVDGRKVFLFAHDFTVLGGSVGEVVADKICKVMDRAIENGVPVIGLNDSGGARIQEGVDSLVGFAKIFERNTKASGLIPQISAIMGPCAGGATYSPALTDFTFMVQDTSHMFITGPDVIETVTGEQVSKEELGGAGSHSTKSGVAHFSYPSEEEALENIRRLLSYLPANNMEDPPRVKPWDDPDREIPGVTDIVPSAPRKPYDMTKVIDAIVDEGSFFEVHGNWARNVVVGFSRMDGQSVGVVANQPRVSAGTLDIDAAEKAARFVRFCDSFNIPILTLVDVPGFMPGTDQEHNGIIRRGAKLIYAYAEATVPLLSVVVRKAYGGAYIVMSSKFLGSDVNYAWPGSEMAVLGPRGAVNILYRNEIAEADDPDAKRQELMDEFRDEFANPYGPAKRGYLDDVIEPKETRKRLIQDLDLLQRKREDTPPKDHGNIPL from the coding sequence ATGAGTCAACAGGAAGAACCAGACGACGAGACCACCCCCGACGACGCGGTCGAGGAACTGCGACAGAAACGGGCCGAGGCAGAACTCGGCGGCGGTGAGGCTCGTATCGAATCCCAGCACGAGAAGGGGAAGATGACTGCCCGCGAACGTATCGATTTCCTCGTCGACGACGGGACGTTCAACGAGGTCGATCCGTTCGTCGAGCACCGGTCAACGAACTTCGGCATGGAGGAGAAGCGCTTCGCCGGCGACGCAGTTGTCACCGGCTACGGTGAGGTCGACGGCCGGAAGGTGTTCCTGTTCGCCCACGACTTCACCGTACTCGGGGGCTCGGTCGGCGAGGTCGTCGCTGACAAGATCTGTAAGGTGATGGACCGGGCTATCGAGAACGGCGTCCCGGTCATCGGACTCAACGACTCCGGCGGCGCACGCATTCAGGAAGGCGTCGACTCGCTGGTCGGCTTCGCCAAGATATTCGAGCGCAACACCAAGGCCAGCGGGCTCATCCCCCAGATATCCGCGATCATGGGCCCATGCGCGGGCGGGGCCACCTACAGCCCGGCGCTGACCGATTTCACGTTCATGGTGCAGGACACCAGCCACATGTTCATCACCGGGCCGGACGTCATCGAGACGGTGACCGGCGAGCAGGTGTCGAAGGAGGAACTCGGCGGTGCGGGCTCACACTCCACCAAATCCGGTGTTGCCCACTTTTCATACCCGTCGGAGGAGGAAGCGCTCGAAAACATCCGCCGGCTCCTGTCGTACCTCCCGGCGAACAACATGGAGGACCCGCCGCGGGTCAAGCCGTGGGACGACCCCGACCGAGAAATTCCCGGTGTGACCGACATCGTCCCATCAGCACCGCGCAAGCCCTACGACATGACGAAGGTCATCGACGCTATCGTCGACGAAGGTTCCTTCTTCGAGGTCCACGGGAACTGGGCGCGCAACGTCGTCGTGGGATTCTCGCGGATGGACGGCCAGTCGGTCGGCGTCGTCGCTAACCAACCACGCGTGAGCGCGGGAACGCTGGACATTGACGCGGCGGAGAAAGCGGCTCGGTTCGTTCGCTTCTGTGACTCGTTCAATATCCCCATCCTCACGCTCGTCGACGTGCCCGGATTTATGCCCGGTACGGACCAGGAGCACAACGGTATCATCCGGCGGGGCGCGAAGCTCATCTACGCCTACGCCGAGGCGACGGTCCCGCTGTTATCGGTCGTCGTCCGGAAGGCCTACGGCGGTGCGTACATCGTCATGTCCTCGAAGTTCCTGGGCAGCGACGTGAACTATGCCTGGCCCGGTTCGGAGATGGCAGTGCTCGGCCCGCGGGGAGCCGTCAACATTCTCTACCGGAACGAAATCGCGGAGGCTGACGACCCGGATGCCAAGCGTCAGGAGCTGATGGACGAGTTCCGCGACGAGTTCGCCAATCCATACGGGCCTGCGAAACGGGGCTACCTTGACGACGTTATTGAACCGAAAGAGACGCGCAAGCGCCTCATTCAGGACCTCGATCTCCTGCAGCGCAAGCGCGAGGATACGCCACCGAAAGACCACGGCAACATCCCACTGTAA